A region from the Halomarina litorea genome encodes:
- a CDS encoding type II toxin-antitoxin system VapC family toxin: MGEYFLDTSALVKRYHEEPGTETIDRILDAERNHVVISSLSVVEAASAFRRKHNRGELTEVEMEGLVGAFFAEALDEFVIVPLADVPQERSLDLVLVDDLRTLDSLQLATALDLAESVEDLQFVCADRELVAVAANHGIETVVP; encoded by the coding sequence ATGGGCGAGTACTTCCTCGATACGTCGGCGCTGGTGAAGCGCTACCACGAGGAACCGGGGACCGAGACGATAGACCGAATCCTCGACGCCGAGAGGAACCACGTCGTCATCTCCTCGCTGTCCGTCGTCGAAGCCGCCTCCGCCTTCCGGAGGAAACACAACCGGGGGGAGCTCACCGAGGTGGAGATGGAGGGACTCGTGGGTGCGTTCTTCGCCGAAGCGCTCGACGAGTTCGTCATCGTCCCGCTCGCCGACGTCCCACAGGAACGGTCGCTCGACCTCGTCCTGGTCGACGACCTCAGGACGCTCGATAGCCTGCAACTCGCCACGGCTCTCGACCTCGCGGAGAGTGTCGAAGACCTCCAGTTCGTCTGTGCGGACCGCGAACTGGTCGCCGTCGCTGCGAACCACGGAATAGAGACTGTCGTCCCGTAA
- a CDS encoding NAD-dependent epimerase/dehydratase family protein, with the protein MEVLVTGGLGYIGSELVPLLDRDDRVDRVTVMDDLSLGSPRSLKGSLTETVDFRRGDVREYGDVESAMRESDTVVHLAAVTGASSTHDRREETFDINHDGTENVLTAAGKLGVDNVVFASSCNLYGRAASTDLDETVDPDPINPYAETKFEGEGLLREAMEEYGFDGTALRMATNYGDAPGVRFNLVVNTFVFRALTDRALTVYGDGSNWRPFIHVKDAARAYAHAALAPDDWDRVVYNVGSNEGNFQIADIAELVSEEVAPVDVTYLEDEHPGPSYHVNFDRIAETGYETEWTLREGVRDLASAFRPSASAE; encoded by the coding sequence ATGGAGGTCCTCGTCACCGGTGGGCTGGGCTACATCGGGAGCGAACTCGTCCCCCTGCTTGACCGCGACGACCGGGTCGACCGGGTCACGGTCATGGACGACCTCTCGCTCGGCTCTCCCCGGTCGCTCAAGGGGTCGCTCACGGAGACGGTGGACTTCCGCCGCGGCGACGTTCGCGAGTACGGCGACGTCGAGAGCGCGATGCGCGAGAGCGACACCGTGGTCCACCTCGCGGCCGTCACGGGCGCGTCGAGCACGCACGACCGGCGCGAGGAGACGTTCGACATCAACCACGACGGCACCGAGAACGTCCTCACCGCCGCGGGGAAACTGGGCGTCGACAACGTGGTCTTCGCCTCCTCGTGTAACCTCTACGGGCGGGCGGCGAGTACGGACTTAGACGAGACGGTCGACCCCGACCCCATCAACCCCTACGCCGAGACGAAGTTCGAGGGCGAGGGTCTCCTGCGCGAGGCGATGGAGGAGTACGGCTTCGACGGCACCGCCCTGCGGATGGCGACGAACTACGGCGACGCACCCGGCGTCCGGTTCAACCTCGTCGTCAACACGTTCGTCTTCCGCGCGCTGACCGACCGCGCGCTCACCGTCTACGGCGACGGGTCGAACTGGCGGCCGTTCATCCACGTGAAAGACGCGGCGCGCGCGTACGCCCACGCCGCCCTCGCGCCCGACGACTGGGACCGCGTCGTCTACAACGTCGGCTCCAACGAGGGCAACTTCCAGATAGCCGATATCGCGGAACTCGTCAGCGAGGAGGTCGCGCCCGTCGACGTGACCTACCTCGAGGACGAACACCCCGGCCCCTCCTACCACGTCAACTTCGACCGCATCGCGGAGACGGGCTACGAGACGGAGTGGACGCTCCGCGAGGGCGTCCGCGACCTCGCGAGCGCGTTCCGCCCATCAGCGTCGGCCGAATAG